From Antedon mediterranea chromosome 9, ecAntMedi1.1, whole genome shotgun sequence, a single genomic window includes:
- the LOC140058243 gene encoding uncharacterized protein produces MTTSTTLMFLFISTTIAKVFLCQQGWMSFQDSCYKFEATKRSWSDARSNCTALGAYLVVVRNQEENELIYANNPTTGNLWIGLSDIESETDFTWVSTECSQYKNFGKGEPNNHKPGEGEDCVEVDYTKSTDTWNDGPCYRLNAYVCEISHFQDREPPSYGSTCPQDIHLLIKPNERRVNVFWQPPAWTDDSSCLSSTSNSHSPGEVIDMPIGVLGKTINIEYTATDMAGRSSKCSFKITISSFTEVELYNKCQNGGIITSDDGLVSCTCPDGFSGQTCATTNSTVSSCQDGWVSFQDSCYKFEATKRSWSDSRSSCLELGADLVVVRNKAENDFLYTNNPTGSDLWLGISDVQNETNFQWVSKECSQYKSNFEDQEPPSYGSTCPQDIHLLTKPNERRLNVFWQPPVWTDDSSCFSSTSNSHSPGKVINTKWSFRKNNQCGVHGYGYGWTFEQMLVQNNSVKRKIIQ; encoded by the exons ATGACCACATCCACAACCCTGATGTTCTTATTTATAAGCACAACAATTGCCAAAG TATTTTTGTGTCAACAAGGCTGGATGTCGTTCCAAGATAGCTGTTACAAATTTGAGGCAACAAAAAGGTCTTGGTCCGACGCTAGATCAAACTGTACAGCACTAGGTGCATACTTAGTGGTGGTCAGGAACCAAGAggaaaatgaattaatttatgCAAACAATCCTACAACTGGCAATCTATGGATAGGCTTATCAGATATAGAGAGCGAGACTGATTTCACATGGGTATCGACAGAATGCAGTCAATATAAAA ATTTTGGTAAAGGCGAACCAAATAATCACAAACCCGGTGAAGGTGAAGACTGTGTTGAGGTTGATTATACGAAATCAACAGACACATGGAATGATGGCCCTTGTTATAGGTTAAACGCATATGTGTGTGAAATAA gtcattttCAAGATAGGGAACCACCTTCATACGGGTCAACTTGTCCACAAGATATCCATCTTCTCATCAAACCAAATGAGAGAAGAGTAAATGTGTTTTGGCAACCTCCAGCGTGGACAGACGATTCCTCTTGTTTATCCAGTACCAGTAACTCTCATTCTCCTGGTGAAGTAATTGACATGCCAATTGGAGTTTTaggaaaaacaatcaatattgagTACACTGCCACGGATATGGCTGGACGTTCAAGCAAATGCTCATTCAAAATAACAATATCAA gtTTTACAGAAGTAGAATTGTATAACAAGTGCCAAAATGGCGGGATAATTACATCAGACGACGGATTGGTTTCTTGCACTTGTCCAGACGGATTTAGTGGACAGACATGTGCAACAACAAATAGCACGG TTTCTTCCTGTCAAGACGGCTGGGTGTCGTTCCAGGATAGCTGTTACAAATTTGAGGCAACAAAACGGTCTTGGTCAGACTCTAGATCAAGCTGTTTGGAACTAGGTGCAGACTTGGTGGTGGTCAGAAACAAAGCAGAAAATGACTTTCTCTACACCAACAATCCTACGGGAAGTGATCTATGGCTAGGCATATCGGATGTACAAAATGAGACGAATTTTCAATGGGTCTCGAAAGAATGCAGTCAATATAAAA GTAATTTTGAAGATCAAGAACCACCTTCATACGGGTCAACTTGTCCACAAGATATACATCTTCTCACCAAACCAAATGAAAGAAGGCTAAATGTGTTTTGGCAACCTCCAGTGTGGACAGACGATTCTTCTTGTTTCTCCAGTACCAGTAACTCTCATTCTCCTGGTAAAGTAATTAATACCAAATGGAGTTTTAGGAAAAACAATCAATGTGGAGTACACGGCTACGGATATGGTTGGACGTTCGAACAAATGCTCGTTCAAAATAACAGTGTCAA ACGTAAAATCATACAATGA